Part of the Microbacterium immunditiarum genome is shown below.
GAGCCTGTCACGCAACTTCGGCTCCCACGCGGGCATCACCGCGGGGTTCGCCCACGCGCGCGGCGACGCGGTGCTGACGCTCAGCGCCGACCGCCAGGAGCCGCTCGAGGCGATCGGGCAGTTCCTCGAGCAGTGGCACGCCGGCGCCGACATCGTGTGGGGTCTTCGCTCTGTTCGGGCGGTCCGCAAGGGCATGGGCGAGACCTTCGCGCGCGTGTTCTCGCGCATCTACGGTGCCAACTCTGATGTCCCGAACTATCCGTCCGAGGGGCCCTCGCAGATCCTCGTCTCGCGCGCCGCCCTCGACGCGCTCAACGCGATGCCCGAGCTCAACCGCAACGTCCTGGCGATGGCGGCCTGGGTCGGCTTCGACCAGCGGCGCATCTACTTCGAGCAGCTCCCCCGTCCGCACGGCACGAGCAAATGGACGACGAAGCGCAAGATGAAGCTCGTCGTGGACTCGTTCGTGGAGTTCTCGCACGCGCCCGTCGAGTGGGTCGCGTGGGGCGGCCTGCTCATCGGCGCGATCGGCGGCCTGCTGCTCATCCTCGCGATCCTGCTGGCGTTCTTCCAGCCGTTCGGTGCCGCGGTCGCGCTGCTGAGCGGCCTCATCCTCATCGTCGGCGGGATGATCCTCGTCGGGATCGGCGTCCTTGGCGAGTACGTCTGGCGCGCCGGGGACGACGCCCGCCGCCGCCCCGTCTACGTCGTCCGCTCCATCGCCGAAGTCGGTGGCGCGCAGCCCGCTACCACTGGAGATCAATGAACCGCTCCGTCGCCCTCGGCGCACCGACTGTAGGCCAGGAGGAGCTCGACGCCGTCCGAGACGTCTTCGAGTCCGGATGGCTCTCGGGCGCCGGCCCGTCCTGCCTCGCGTTCGAGAAGGAGTTCGCCGCGGTCGCCGGCGTCGAGAACGTCCTGTCGACGAGCAACTGCGGCTCGGCCCTCCACCTCGGCCAGCTCGTGCTCGGCGTGAAGCCGGGCGACGAGGTCATCGTCGGCGACTACACGTTCCCGGCGACCGGCCACTCGGTCATGTGGTCCGGGGCGAAGCCGGTCTTCGTCGACGTCCGCCCCGACATCTGGTCGATCGACCCGGCGCAGATCGAGGCGGCGATCACGCCCCGCACCGCCGGCATCATCGCGGTCGACCCCTTCGGGCAGCCCGCCGACTACGACGAGATCCGGGCGATCGCCGACCGCCACGGTCTGTGGCTGATCGAGGACGCCGCCTGTGCGACTGGAGCCACGTACAAGGGTCGCAAGGTCGGCGAGATCGCGGATGTCACGGCCTACAGCTTCCACGGACGCAAGGGAATCACGTCGGGTGAGGGCGGCGCGCTCGCGAGCCCGCGAGCAGACCTCGTCGCGCACGCTCGGAAGCTCCACACGTACGGGATCGCGCCGGCCATCACGCGCGAGGGCCTCGCGGAGCTGCCCGTCCCCTCCTTCGATGAGCTCGGGTACAACTACCGCCTCTCCGACGTGCAGGCGGCCATCATGCGCGTGCAGGTGCGCCGGCTCCCCGAACTGCTCGCCGCGCGCACCCGCGTCGCGAACGGGTACCGCGAGCTGCTGGGCGACCTCGAGCAGATCACGCTCCCGGTCGCGCTCGACGACCGGACGCACCCCTGGCAGTCGTACGTGATCACGGTCGACCCCGCACTCGACCGTGGATCGGTCGCGATGGCGCTGCGCGCCCGAGGGGTCGGATGCAACTTCGGCACCTACGCGAGCCATGTGCAGCCACTCTATGGCGAGCAGCGCGAGCTTCCGGTCTCGGCCGACCTGTTCCGCCGCCACATCGCCATCCCCATGCACGCGAACCTGGCCGAGGACGACGTCGCCTACGTCGCGGAGGTTCTGCGCGACGTCGTCTCGGACTCGACTCACCGACACTGAAGCCCCCGATCAAGGACTGAGATATGAGCAACACCCGCACCGCGTTCGTCACCGGCGGCGCCGGCTTCATCGGCCTCCACGTCGTCGAGCAGCTGCTCGAGCGCGACTGGAACGTCCGCATCTTCGACAACATGTGGCGAGGCGACCGCGACCGCGCCAACGAGCTCGCCAAGACGGGCAAGGTCGACGTCGTCGACCAGGACGTGCGCTCCGGCGGTGCCGTCGCCGCCGCGATGAAGGGCTCGACCCACGTCATCCACCTCGCCGCGGACTCCATCAACAAGAGCGTCGCCGATACCTACAGCTCGCTCGACGTGAACGTCGTCGGCTCGCACAACGTGTACTCGGCGGCCGTCGACCAGGGCGTGCAGCGCGTCGTGTACGCGTCGAGCGCGTCGGTGTACGGCGACCCAAAGAAGCTGCCCATGCACGAGGACGACGAGCTCAACCCGCTCACGCCGTACTGCATCGGCAAGCGCACCGGCGAGGACCTACTGCGTTACTACGAGCGCAAGGCCGGCCTGTCGTGGATCGCGCTGCGTTTCTTCAACGTCTACGGCCCCGGGCAGAAGACGACGGCGTACTACACGAGTGTGATCAACCACTTCGTGAACCGCCTCCGCAACGGCGAGCCGCCGGTAATCGACGGCAAGGGCGAGCAGTCGATGGACTTCATCCACGTGAAGGACATCGCGCGCGCCGTGGTACTTGCAACCGAGTCCGAGAAGGCGAACGCCGCGATCAACGTCGGAACCGGCATCGACACGAGCGTCGCCGATCTCGCCCGCATCCTTATCGACGCCATCGGCGCCGACGTCGAGCCGCAGTTCAACCCGCGCGACGTCCTCGTCAGCCGTCGTGCGGCCGACACCCGCCGCGCGAAGGAGATGATCGGGTTCGAGTACTCGATCGACGTTCGCGACGGCATGACCGACCTCATCCGCTTCGAGCACGAGCGCGCGGCGGTCTGAAATGGCGACGACGGGGCTCCCCGAGAACCCGTACAACCCGCACGCCTGGATCATCGGAGAGCCCGAGATCGGCGAGGGCACCTGGATCGGGGCGTTCACCCTGATCGACGGGTCGGGGGGCCTCACCATCGGCCGCGGCTGCGACATCTCGTCGGGAGTCCACATCTACACGCATTCGTCCGCGCGCCGGTGCGTCTCAGGACGACGCTTCGCAGACGTGGAGCGGGAGCCGGTCGCCATCGGCGACCGCGTCTTCATCGGGGCGAACGCCGTCGTGAACATGGGCGTCACGATCGGCGACGAAGCCGTGGTGGGCGCGGGTGCCGTCGTCACGAAGGACGTGCCGCCGCGGACGGTCGTGGCGGGCGTCCCCGCGCGGATCGTGGCCGACGTCGACCTGTCGGGCGACCGACCGGAGTTCTTGCCGACGCGGAGCTGACGCGGATCGATCCGCGCCGCTCCTGCGGCGTCAGCGCTTCGTCGCGAGCGCCGCGTCGACGATGCGGTGCGCCGGCAGGATGCTGTGGCGCTCGATGTCGGGGTCGACGTCACCGGCGATGAGGTCGAGGAACCTGTCGAACTGCGTCGCGAGCGGCTCGCGCCCGGTGATCTCGGGCACCTCCATCTCGGTCACCTGCCGGAAGCCGCTCCCCCCCGGGCGGTCCGCGTCGATCGTCGTGTGACGGAAGAGCGTCACGCCGCGCCGCAGGAGGTCGACCTCGATCATGTCGTCGAGCGTCTGCACGACCAGCGACCGGACCTTCCGCTGACCCAGGCGGCTCGCGGATGCCGAGGCTAATCCCTGCTCCGCGAACCGGAGCGAAACGTCGACAACGTCCTCGGCATCCGGCGCGGATGACGGGTGGAAGTGACCCACCTCGACGTTGATGGCGTCGGG
Proteins encoded:
- a CDS encoding acyltransferase is translated as MATTGLPENPYNPHAWIIGEPEIGEGTWIGAFTLIDGSGGLTIGRGCDISSGVHIYTHSSARRCVSGRRFADVEREPVAIGDRVFIGANAVVNMGVTIGDEAVVGAGAVVTKDVPPRTVVAGVPARIVADVDLSGDRPEFLPTRS
- a CDS encoding NAD-dependent epimerase/dehydratase family protein, translated to MSNTRTAFVTGGAGFIGLHVVEQLLERDWNVRIFDNMWRGDRDRANELAKTGKVDVVDQDVRSGGAVAAAMKGSTHVIHLAADSINKSVADTYSSLDVNVVGSHNVYSAAVDQGVQRVVYASSASVYGDPKKLPMHEDDELNPLTPYCIGKRTGEDLLRYYERKAGLSWIALRFFNVYGPGQKTTAYYTSVINHFVNRLRNGEPPVIDGKGEQSMDFIHVKDIARAVVLATESEKANAAINVGTGIDTSVADLARILIDAIGADVEPQFNPRDVLVSRRAADTRRAKEMIGFEYSIDVRDGMTDLIRFEHERAAV
- a CDS encoding glycosyltransferase family 2 protein, producing the protein MSLVIPAYNEVDSAGDIAEFYAQILSTYTDVSFELILVDDGSTDGTADALQTTLSGVGPARIVSLSRNFGSHAGITAGFAHARGDAVLTLSADRQEPLEAIGQFLEQWHAGADIVWGLRSVRAVRKGMGETFARVFSRIYGANSDVPNYPSEGPSQILVSRAALDALNAMPELNRNVLAMAAWVGFDQRRIYFEQLPRPHGTSKWTTKRKMKLVVDSFVEFSHAPVEWVAWGGLLIGAIGGLLLILAILLAFFQPFGAAVALLSGLILIVGGMILVGIGVLGEYVWRAGDDARRRPVYVVRSIAEVGGAQPATTGDQ
- a CDS encoding DegT/DnrJ/EryC1/StrS family aminotransferase, translating into MNRSVALGAPTVGQEELDAVRDVFESGWLSGAGPSCLAFEKEFAAVAGVENVLSTSNCGSALHLGQLVLGVKPGDEVIVGDYTFPATGHSVMWSGAKPVFVDVRPDIWSIDPAQIEAAITPRTAGIIAVDPFGQPADYDEIRAIADRHGLWLIEDAACATGATYKGRKVGEIADVTAYSFHGRKGITSGEGGALASPRADLVAHARKLHTYGIAPAITREGLAELPVPSFDELGYNYRLSDVQAAIMRVQVRRLPELLAARTRVANGYRELLGDLEQITLPVALDDRTHPWQSYVITVDPALDRGSVAMALRARGVGCNFGTYASHVQPLYGEQRELPVSADLFRRHIAIPMHANLAEDDVAYVAEVLRDVVSDSTHRH